In Mustela nigripes isolate SB6536 chromosome 2, MUSNIG.SB6536, whole genome shotgun sequence, a single window of DNA contains:
- the EIF2A gene encoding eukaryotic translation initiation factor 2A isoform X1: MAPPTPLLTVRGSEGLYMLNGPPHFTESTVFPRESGKNCKVYTFSKDGTLFAWGNGEKINVINVTNKGLLHSFDLPKAVCLEFSPKNTVLATWQPYTTSKDGTAGIPNLQLYDVKTGTCLKSFIQKKMQNWCPSWSEDETVCARNVNNEVHFFENNNFNTIANKLHLQKINDFVLSPGPQPYKVAVYVPGSKGAPSFVRLYQYPNFDGPHAALANKSFFKADKVTMLWNKKATAVLVIASTDVDKTGASYYGEQTLHYIAANGESAVVQLPKNGPIYDVVWNSSSTEFCAVYGFMPAKATIFNLKCDPVFDFGTGPRNAAYYSPHGHILVLAGFGNLRGQMEVWDVKNYKLISKPVASDSTYFAWCPDGEHILTATCAPRLRVNNGYKIWHYTGSVLHKYDVPSNGELWQVSWQPFLDGIFPVKAITYQAVPSDVPSEEPKAATAYRPPALRNKPITNSKLHEEEPPQNMKPQAGSDKPLSKTALKNQRKHEAKKAAKQEARNEKSPDLAPTPAPQSTPRNTVSQSTSGDPEIDKKIKNLKKKLKAIEQLKEQAAAGKQLEKNQLEKIQKEKALIQELEDLELGV, from the exons GGAATCTGGGAAAAATTGCAAAGTCTATACTTTTAGTAAGGATGGCACCTTGTTTGCCTGGGGCAACGGAGAAAA AATAAATGTTATCAATGTCACTAACAAGGGACTCCTGCACTCCTTCGACCTCCCAAAGGCAGTTTGCCTTGAGTTCTCACCAAAAAACACTGTCCTGGCAACGTGGCAACCTTACACTA cttctAAAGATGGCACAGCTGGGATACCCAACCTACAACTTTATGATGTGAAAACTGGTACATgtttgaagtctttcatccagaaaaaaatgcaaaattg GTGTCCATCTTGGTCAGAAGATGAAACTGTCTGCGCCCGAAATGTTAACAACGAAGTTCACTTCTTTGAGAACAACAATTTTA aCACAATTGCAAATAAATTGCATTTgcaaaaaattaatgattttgtgTTATCGCCTGGACCCCAACCATATAag GTGGCTGTCTATGTTCCGGGAAGTAAGGGTGCACCTTCATTTGTTAGATTGTATCAGTACCCTAATTTTGATGGACCTCATGCAGCTTTAGCtaataaaagtttctttaaagCTGATAAGGTTACAATGCTATGGAATAAAAAAG CTACTGCTGTGTTAGTAATAGCTAGTACAGATGTTGACAAAACAGGAGCGTCCTACTATGGGGAACAAACACTGCACTACATTGCAGCAAATGGAGAAAGTGCTGTTGTGCAATTGC caaaAAATGGCCCCATTTATGATGTTGTTTGGAATTCTAGTTCTACTGAGTTTTGTGCTGTTTATGGTTTTATGCCTGCCAAAGCAACAATTTTCAACTTGAAATGTGATCCTGTGTTTGACTTTGGAACTGGTCCCCGTAATGCTGCCTACTATAGCCCACATGGACATATACTAGTACTGGCTGGATTTGGAAATCTGAGGGGACAAATGGAAGTATGGGATGTTAAAAACTACAAACTTATTTCTAAACCAGTAGCCTCTGATTCTACCTATTTTGCTTGGTGCCCTGATGGTGAGCATATCTTAACAGCCACGTGTGCTCCCAGGTTACGTGTTAATAATGGGTACAAGATTTGGCATTATACTGGCTCTGTCTTGCACAAGTATGATGTCCCGTCAAATGGAGAATTATGGCAGGTTTCTTGGCAGCCATTTTTAGATGGAATATTTCCAGTAAAAGCAATAACTTACCAAGCAGTTCCAAGTGATGTACCCAGTGAAGAACCTAAAGCTGCAACAGCTTACAGACCCCCAGCTTTAAGAAATAAGCCAATCACCAATTCCAAACTG CATGAGGAGGAACCACCTCAGAATATGAAACCACAAGCAGGAAGTGATAAGCCATTATCAAAAACAGCccttaaaaatcaaaggaagcATGAGGCTAAGAAAGCTGCGAAACAG GAAGCAAGAAATGAGAAGAGTCCAGATTTGGCACCTACTCCTGCCCCACAGAGCACACCACGAAATACTGTCTCACAATCAACCTCTGGAGACCCTGaaatagacaaaaaaattaagaacctaAAGAAG AAACTGAAAGCAATCGAACAACTGAAAGAACAAGCAGCAGCTGGGAAACAGCTAGAAAAAAATCAG TTGGAGaaaattcagaaagagaaagccCTTATCCAGGAGCTGGAAGATTTGGAATTGGGTGTTTAA
- the EIF2A gene encoding eukaryotic translation initiation factor 2A isoform X3 has protein sequence MDHHILQKALCFQGNLGKIAKSILLVRMAPCLPGATEKTSKDGTAGIPNLQLYDVKTGTCLKSFIQKKMQNWCPSWSEDETVCARNVNNEVHFFENNNFNTIANKLHLQKINDFVLSPGPQPYKVAVYVPGSKGAPSFVRLYQYPNFDGPHAALANKSFFKADKVTMLWNKKATAVLVIASTDVDKTGASYYGEQTLHYIAANGESAVVQLPKNGPIYDVVWNSSSTEFCAVYGFMPAKATIFNLKCDPVFDFGTGPRNAAYYSPHGHILVLAGFGNLRGQMEVWDVKNYKLISKPVASDSTYFAWCPDGEHILTATCAPRLRVNNGYKIWHYTGSVLHKYDVPSNGELWQVSWQPFLDGIFPVKAITYQAVPSDVPSEEPKAATAYRPPALRNKPITNSKLHEEEPPQNMKPQAGSDKPLSKTALKNQRKHEAKKAAKQEARNEKSPDLAPTPAPQSTPRNTVSQSTSGDPEIDKKIKNLKKKLKAIEQLKEQAAAGKQLEKNQLEKIQKEKALIQELEDLELGV, from the exons GGAATCTGGGAAAAATTGCAAAGTCTATACTTTTAGTAAGGATGGCACCTTGTTTGCCTGGGGCAACGGAGAAAA cttctAAAGATGGCACAGCTGGGATACCCAACCTACAACTTTATGATGTGAAAACTGGTACATgtttgaagtctttcatccagaaaaaaatgcaaaattg GTGTCCATCTTGGTCAGAAGATGAAACTGTCTGCGCCCGAAATGTTAACAACGAAGTTCACTTCTTTGAGAACAACAATTTTA aCACAATTGCAAATAAATTGCATTTgcaaaaaattaatgattttgtgTTATCGCCTGGACCCCAACCATATAag GTGGCTGTCTATGTTCCGGGAAGTAAGGGTGCACCTTCATTTGTTAGATTGTATCAGTACCCTAATTTTGATGGACCTCATGCAGCTTTAGCtaataaaagtttctttaaagCTGATAAGGTTACAATGCTATGGAATAAAAAAG CTACTGCTGTGTTAGTAATAGCTAGTACAGATGTTGACAAAACAGGAGCGTCCTACTATGGGGAACAAACACTGCACTACATTGCAGCAAATGGAGAAAGTGCTGTTGTGCAATTGC caaaAAATGGCCCCATTTATGATGTTGTTTGGAATTCTAGTTCTACTGAGTTTTGTGCTGTTTATGGTTTTATGCCTGCCAAAGCAACAATTTTCAACTTGAAATGTGATCCTGTGTTTGACTTTGGAACTGGTCCCCGTAATGCTGCCTACTATAGCCCACATGGACATATACTAGTACTGGCTGGATTTGGAAATCTGAGGGGACAAATGGAAGTATGGGATGTTAAAAACTACAAACTTATTTCTAAACCAGTAGCCTCTGATTCTACCTATTTTGCTTGGTGCCCTGATGGTGAGCATATCTTAACAGCCACGTGTGCTCCCAGGTTACGTGTTAATAATGGGTACAAGATTTGGCATTATACTGGCTCTGTCTTGCACAAGTATGATGTCCCGTCAAATGGAGAATTATGGCAGGTTTCTTGGCAGCCATTTTTAGATGGAATATTTCCAGTAAAAGCAATAACTTACCAAGCAGTTCCAAGTGATGTACCCAGTGAAGAACCTAAAGCTGCAACAGCTTACAGACCCCCAGCTTTAAGAAATAAGCCAATCACCAATTCCAAACTG CATGAGGAGGAACCACCTCAGAATATGAAACCACAAGCAGGAAGTGATAAGCCATTATCAAAAACAGCccttaaaaatcaaaggaagcATGAGGCTAAGAAAGCTGCGAAACAG GAAGCAAGAAATGAGAAGAGTCCAGATTTGGCACCTACTCCTGCCCCACAGAGCACACCACGAAATACTGTCTCACAATCAACCTCTGGAGACCCTGaaatagacaaaaaaattaagaacctaAAGAAG AAACTGAAAGCAATCGAACAACTGAAAGAACAAGCAGCAGCTGGGAAACAGCTAGAAAAAAATCAG TTGGAGaaaattcagaaagagaaagccCTTATCCAGGAGCTGGAAGATTTGGAATTGGGTGTTTAA
- the EIF2A gene encoding eukaryotic translation initiation factor 2A isoform X2, with protein sequence MAPPTPLLTVRGSEGLYMLNGPPHFTESTVFPRINVINVTNKGLLHSFDLPKAVCLEFSPKNTVLATWQPYTTSKDGTAGIPNLQLYDVKTGTCLKSFIQKKMQNWCPSWSEDETVCARNVNNEVHFFENNNFNTIANKLHLQKINDFVLSPGPQPYKVAVYVPGSKGAPSFVRLYQYPNFDGPHAALANKSFFKADKVTMLWNKKATAVLVIASTDVDKTGASYYGEQTLHYIAANGESAVVQLPKNGPIYDVVWNSSSTEFCAVYGFMPAKATIFNLKCDPVFDFGTGPRNAAYYSPHGHILVLAGFGNLRGQMEVWDVKNYKLISKPVASDSTYFAWCPDGEHILTATCAPRLRVNNGYKIWHYTGSVLHKYDVPSNGELWQVSWQPFLDGIFPVKAITYQAVPSDVPSEEPKAATAYRPPALRNKPITNSKLHEEEPPQNMKPQAGSDKPLSKTALKNQRKHEAKKAAKQEARNEKSPDLAPTPAPQSTPRNTVSQSTSGDPEIDKKIKNLKKKLKAIEQLKEQAAAGKQLEKNQLEKIQKEKALIQELEDLELGV encoded by the exons AATAAATGTTATCAATGTCACTAACAAGGGACTCCTGCACTCCTTCGACCTCCCAAAGGCAGTTTGCCTTGAGTTCTCACCAAAAAACACTGTCCTGGCAACGTGGCAACCTTACACTA cttctAAAGATGGCACAGCTGGGATACCCAACCTACAACTTTATGATGTGAAAACTGGTACATgtttgaagtctttcatccagaaaaaaatgcaaaattg GTGTCCATCTTGGTCAGAAGATGAAACTGTCTGCGCCCGAAATGTTAACAACGAAGTTCACTTCTTTGAGAACAACAATTTTA aCACAATTGCAAATAAATTGCATTTgcaaaaaattaatgattttgtgTTATCGCCTGGACCCCAACCATATAag GTGGCTGTCTATGTTCCGGGAAGTAAGGGTGCACCTTCATTTGTTAGATTGTATCAGTACCCTAATTTTGATGGACCTCATGCAGCTTTAGCtaataaaagtttctttaaagCTGATAAGGTTACAATGCTATGGAATAAAAAAG CTACTGCTGTGTTAGTAATAGCTAGTACAGATGTTGACAAAACAGGAGCGTCCTACTATGGGGAACAAACACTGCACTACATTGCAGCAAATGGAGAAAGTGCTGTTGTGCAATTGC caaaAAATGGCCCCATTTATGATGTTGTTTGGAATTCTAGTTCTACTGAGTTTTGTGCTGTTTATGGTTTTATGCCTGCCAAAGCAACAATTTTCAACTTGAAATGTGATCCTGTGTTTGACTTTGGAACTGGTCCCCGTAATGCTGCCTACTATAGCCCACATGGACATATACTAGTACTGGCTGGATTTGGAAATCTGAGGGGACAAATGGAAGTATGGGATGTTAAAAACTACAAACTTATTTCTAAACCAGTAGCCTCTGATTCTACCTATTTTGCTTGGTGCCCTGATGGTGAGCATATCTTAACAGCCACGTGTGCTCCCAGGTTACGTGTTAATAATGGGTACAAGATTTGGCATTATACTGGCTCTGTCTTGCACAAGTATGATGTCCCGTCAAATGGAGAATTATGGCAGGTTTCTTGGCAGCCATTTTTAGATGGAATATTTCCAGTAAAAGCAATAACTTACCAAGCAGTTCCAAGTGATGTACCCAGTGAAGAACCTAAAGCTGCAACAGCTTACAGACCCCCAGCTTTAAGAAATAAGCCAATCACCAATTCCAAACTG CATGAGGAGGAACCACCTCAGAATATGAAACCACAAGCAGGAAGTGATAAGCCATTATCAAAAACAGCccttaaaaatcaaaggaagcATGAGGCTAAGAAAGCTGCGAAACAG GAAGCAAGAAATGAGAAGAGTCCAGATTTGGCACCTACTCCTGCCCCACAGAGCACACCACGAAATACTGTCTCACAATCAACCTCTGGAGACCCTGaaatagacaaaaaaattaagaacctaAAGAAG AAACTGAAAGCAATCGAACAACTGAAAGAACAAGCAGCAGCTGGGAAACAGCTAGAAAAAAATCAG TTGGAGaaaattcagaaagagaaagccCTTATCCAGGAGCTGGAAGATTTGGAATTGGGTGTTTAA